From the genome of Bombyx mori chromosome 16, ASM3026992v2, one region includes:
- the UBE2L gene encoding ubiquitin-conjugating enzyme E2L, translated as MAATRRLQKELNDIRQSGLKSFRDIQVDESNILTWQGLIVPDNPPYNKGAFRIEINFPAEYPFKPPKISFKTKIYHPNIDEKGQVCLPIISAENWKPATKTDQVIQALVALVNDPEPEHPLRAELAEEFLKDRKKFTKNAEEFTKKHSEKRPTD; from the exons ATGGCTGCAACGAGAAGActacaaaaa gaACTTAATGACATCAGACAGTCTGGCCTGAAGTCTTTCAGAGACATACAGGTTGATGAGTCCAACATCTTAACATGGCAAGGTCTAATTGTTCCA GACAACCCACCTTACAACAAAGGTGCTTTCCGCATTGAGATTAACTTTCCAGCAGAATACCCATTCAAACCCCCGAAAATTAGTTTCAAAACAAAGATTTACCACCCTAACATTGATGAAAAGGGTCAGGTGTGCCTGCCCATCATTAGTGCAGAAAATTGGAAGCCTGCTACCAAGACTGATCAAG ttatcCAAGCATTAGTGGCTCTTGTGAATGATCCAGAACCAGAGCATCCACTGCGGGCGGAACTAGCCGAAGAATTTCTCAAAGATAGGAAGAAATTTACAAAGAATGCAGAAGAATTTACCAAAAAACACAGTGAAAAACGGCCTACAGATTAA
- the LOC101738400 gene encoding histone deacetylase 8, producing MNNARVAYLWDEKLVKECIRLPAVFGRARLVHNLIEAYGLISKLKVIRSSPASYEDLNVFHSDLYLEHLKQITDIDDDYISNAQDENFGIGYDCPPVPNMFELVSTIAGGSVTAAKCLTMGIADIAINWCGGWHHAHNNRAEGFCYVNDIVIAIEKLKGKFKNILYVDLDVHHGNGVQDAYWTTRSVYTLSFHKFEPGFYPGTGSIEDIGCGDGEGYSCNFPLNEAYSDNTIQFVFEKVFNSVYSNFAPDAIVVQCGADALSHDPHGGACLTSRGYCACISTVLDKQKPTMLLGGGGYNHSNTARLWTTLTAFVTGVELDEIIPEHNEWPEYGPDYMLPVQGTLIKDTNKKSYLEDCINKINENLKKHLAKTEKLEPESKIYKTGGELVKSDYKINKSYIPKYSYVQKTESTCDTMQPVDVYDFVE from the exons ATGAACAATGCTCGTGTTGCTTATCTTTGGGATGAGAAATTAGTGAAGGAATGTATTAGGCTACCAGCAGTATTCGGCAGG GCTCGACTCGTGCACAATTTAATCGAAGCATATGGTCTGATTAGTAAATTGAAAGTAATCCGTTCATCTCCAGCAAGTTATGAAGATTTAAACGTTTTTCATTCAGACTTATATTTagaacatttaaaacaaataacagacATTGATGATGATTACATTTCTAATGCTCAAGATGAAAATTTTGGGATAG GATATGATTGTCCCCCTGTCCCTAATATGTTCGAGCTGGTGTCAACCATTGCTGGAGGTTCAGTGACGGCTGCTAAGTGTTTGACGATGGGTATTGCTGATATAGCCATTAATTGGTGTGGGGGCTGGCATCATGCACATAA TAATCGTGCAGAGGGTTTCTGTTACGTAAACGACATTGTAATAGCAATAGAAAAATTGAAAggaaaattcaaaaatattttatacgttGATTTAGATGTGCATCATG GCAATGGTGTTCAAGATGCTTATTGGACGACTCGGTCAGTATACACATTGTCTTTTCACAAGTTCGAACCAGGTTTCTATCCAGGTACAGGGAGTATAGAAGACATTGGTTGCGGTGACGGTGAAGGATATTCATGTAACTTCCCACTTAATGAAGCTTATTCCGATAATAcaattcaatttgtttttgaAAA ggtATTCAATTCTGTTTATTCGAATTTTGCTCCTGACGCAATCGTAGTACAATGCGGGGCTGACGCATTGTCTCATGATCCGCACGGCGGTGCTTGTTTGACTAGTCGCGGTTATTGCGCCTGCATAAGCACTGTTCTCGATAAACAAAAACCTACAATGCTACTCGGAGGGG GAGGATACAACCACTCAAATACTGCTCGTCTGTGGACAACCTTGACAGCTTTCGTTACTGGTGTAGAATTAGATGAGATAATTCCTGAACACAATGAGTGGCCTGAGTATGGACCAGATTACATGCTTCCTGTTCAAGGCACCCTTATTAAGGATACAAACAAGAAATCTTATCTTGAAgactgtataaataaaataaatg AAAACTTGAAAAAACACTTAGCCAAAACGGAAAAACTTGAACCtgaatcaaaaatatataaaacaggTGGAGAATTGGTAAAAagtgattataaaataaacaagagCTATATTCCTAAATATAGTTATGTGCAGAAGACTGAAAGTACCTGTGATACAATGCAGCCTGTTGATGtatacgactttgtagaataa
- the LOC101738260 gene encoding histone-lysine N-methyltransferase Set8: MVRVNTLMAVQEGVKTPHRIELCEDKPARPTRNYRKRRIITAIQPKTENEELSSEPPFKKTEQKSKPLKTSNGISNMTNGHSLRTRAARAEIRAAESHKLTEYFKEEIKVPKVEPAVSPSPIEKTVKVEKVSNGNANHKLTEFFPVRRSVRKTSKCVMAEKMRDLERAVREQREDGLQVAYFEAKGRGVIATRPFSRGQYVVEYAGELIGVAEARERERLYALDPEAGCYMYYFRHGDQQYCIDATAESGRLGRLVNHSRNGNLHTKALWVDGPRLVLIAAQDISPGDELTYDYGDRSKESLQHHPWLAF; this comes from the exons ATGGTGCGAG tcAATACTTTAATGGCAGTTCAAGAAGGGGTAAAGACTCCACATCGCATTGAATTGTGTGAAGACAAGCCTGCTAGGCCCACACGGAATTATAGGAAACGAAG gATTATCACTGCAATACAGCCAAAGACTGAAAATGAAGAACTGAGTTCTGAGCCTCCATTCAAGAAAACTGAACAAAAATCGAAACCATTGAAGACTAGCAACGGTATTTCCAATATGACAAATGGACACTCACTGAGGACACGTGCTGCAAGGGCAGAGATACGTGCAGCGGAAAGCCACAAATTAACAGAGTATTTCAAAGAGGAAATAAAAGTTCCTAAAGTAGAACCTGCTGTATCTCCTTCACCCATAGAAAAGACTGTTAAAGTTGAGAAAGTTTCAAATGGAAATGCAAACCACAAATTAACTGAATTTTTTCCTGTAAGAAGAAGTGTAAGGAAAACATCAAAATGTGTCATGGCTGAGAAAATGAGAGATTTAGAAAGAGCTGTTAGAGAACAAAGAGAAGATGGATTACAA GTTGCCTATTTCGAAGCCAAAGGTCGCGGAGTGATCGCAACCCGTCCGTTTAGTCGCGGTCAGTACGTGGTGGAATATGCCGGTGAACTGATCGGCGTGGCAGAAGCTCGTGAACGAGAACGTTTGTACGCCCTGGATCCTGAGGCCGGATGTTACATGTATTACTTCAGACATGGAGATCAACAGTATTG tATTGATGCAACTGCTGAGTCGGGACGGCTGGGTCGATTGGTGAACCACTCTCGCAACGGTAATCTTCACACAAAGGCGTTGTGGGTGGACGGGCCGCGACTCGTGCTGATCGCTGCACAGGATATCTCCCCGGGGGATGAACTCACTTATGATTATGGAGACCGCTCTAAGGAATCCCTGCAACATCATCCCTGGCTCGCTTTCTGA